The Streptomyces venezuelae genomic interval GTGCCCATGCCGCCGCGGCCGAGGACCACGCCGAGCCGGTAGCGGCCGGCGAGCAGCCTGCCCTCGGCCACGGGGTCCTTGCGCAGCCGGTCGCCGAAGCCGCCGGACGCCCTGCCGGTGGCCGAACCCCCGGAGCCGCTCCCGCGCGCGGCGCGGCCGCTCTCGCCGTCGCCGTCCCCGGCGCCGAAGCCGGCCCTGCCGGTCGACGGCTCGGTGCCCCGCAGCCGGCCCGTCACTCCGGAGGGCTCGCCCACGGAGCCGACGGAGGAGGAGGACGAGGAGCCGGCGGAGGAGTCGCCGGACACCGCGTCATCCTTCGGGGCGTCAGCACCCTCGGCGCCGCGCGAGCCCTCGGCCGCGGCTGCGTCCTGCGAGCCCTTCGTGCCCTCCGCGTCGTCCGCACGCTTCTCGCCGTCCGCGCGCTTCACCTCGTCCGCGCCCGCCGAAACGTCCGTGACCTGCGCGTCCTTCACGACGCGCCGGTCCCGCTCCGCCTCGCGTGCGGCCGGGACCGCCCCTCGGTCGCCGTCGGTCGCGGCCCCCGCGGCGGCGTCCCGCCGGGGGTCCCTCGCCTTGTCCCGCGACTGCTCCGCCTCCGACATGCGTCCCCTCTGCGATCCCTGATCTCCGCCGCGAATGCCGCTTCCCGTGCGATGCGGTAACCCGCCCTGGAAGAGAGGCCATTGTCCCTCACCTCGGGACGGGCGCCGCCCCCGGGTCCGTACTCCGGGATGACGACGCCCGTAGGCACCCCCCAGGTTCCCATCGGATTTCGGACGACACGGACGTCTGGCCGAAAACAGCCCGTCAGATCGGCACGATGTCGGGCGCCCCGAGCCGTGCGGCGTCCGCCGTGAGGTCGTCGGGCTGCCGCTGCGACTCGCGTTCGGCCTCGACCCGCTTCTCGTAGTGCTCGACCTCCTTGTCGATCTGGCGGGCGTCCCAGCCGAGGACGGGCGCCATCAGCTCCGCGCACTCGCGCGCGCTGAGCGTCCCCCGGTCGAAGGTCTCGATGGAGATCCTGGTCCGCCGGGTGAGGACATCGTCGAGGTGACGCGCGCCCTCGTGCGAGGCGGCGTACACGATCTCGGCGCGCAGGTAGTCGTCGGCCGCGGCGAGCGGTTGCCCGAGCCCGGGGTCCTCGGCGATCAGGTCGAGGATCTGCTCCGTCAGGGAGCCGTACCGGTTGAGCAGATGCTCGACCCGGACGACGTGCAGCCCGGTCCTGGCGGCCGTTCTCGCGCGGGCGTTCCACAGGGCGCGGTAGCCCTCGGCGCCGAGGAGCGGGATGTCCTCGGTGACGCAGGCGGCCACCCGCTGGTCGAGGCCGTGGACCGCCGCGTCCACGGCGTCCTTGGCCATGACCCGGTACGTCGTGTACTTGCCGCCGGCCACCACGACGAGGCCGGGGACCGGGTGGGCGACGGTGTGCTCGCGGGAGAGCTTGCTCGTGGCGTCGGACTCGCCCGCGAGCAGGGGCCGCAGGCCCGCGTAGACGCCCTGGACGTCGTCCCGGGTGAGCGGGGTCGCGAGCACGGTGTTCACATGCTCCAGGAGGTAGTCGATGTCGGCGCTGGACGCGGCCGGGTGGGCCTTGTCGAGGTCCCAGTCGGTGTCGGTGGTGCCGACGATCCAGTGCCGTCCCCAGGGGATGACGAACAGCACGGACTTCTCGGTGCGCAGGATGAGCCCGGTGGTCGAGTGGATGCGGTCCTTGGGCACGACCAGATGGATGCCCTTCGAGGCGCGGACGTGGAACTGGCCGCGCTCGGCGATGAGGGCCTGGGTGTCGTCCGTCCACACCCCGGTGGCGTTGACGATCTGTTTGGCCCGGATCTCGTACGAGCCGCCGGACTCGACGTCCTGGACGCGCGCGCCGACGACCCGCTCGCCCTCGCGGAGGAAGCCGACGACGCGGGCCCGGCTGGCGGCCCTGGCGCCGTAGGCGACGGCCGTGCGCACGAGGGTGGTGACGAAGCGGGCGTCGTCCATCTGGGCGTCGTAGTACTGGAGGGCGCCGACCAGGGCGTCCTTCTTGAGGCAGGGCGCGACCCGCAGGGCGTTGCGCCGGGAGAGGTGGCGGTGCGCGGGCAGGCCGCGGCCGTGGCCGGAGGAGAGGGACATCGCGTCGTACAGCGCGACGCCCGAGCCCGCGTAGAACCGCTCCCAGCCCTTGTGCTGGAGCGGGTAGAGGAAGGGGACCGGCTTCACCAGGTGGGGTGCGAGCCGCTCCAGGAGCAGGCCGCGCTCCTTGAGGGCCTCCCGCACCAGCGCGAAGTCCAGCATCTCCAGGTAGCGCAGTCCGCCGTGGATGAGCTTGCTGGACCTGCTCGACGTGCCGGAGGCCCAGTCACGGGCCTCGACGATGCCGGTGGAGAGTCCTCTCGTGACGGCGTCGAGGGCGGTACCCGCGCCGACCACTCCGGCGCCGACGACCAGTACGTCCAACTCGCGCTCCGCCATGGCCCTGAGCGCCTCGGTGCGCTCGGCCGGTCCCAGTGTCGCTGTCCTCACCACTGCCGCCTCCCGTCGTCCCCGAGCCGTCCCGGTTTCGATTCTGGCCCGCTCCGGTGACTTCAGCCACCGCCTCGCCGCCACCCTGTGGATAACACTCGGCGACCTTCGACCCCACAATGCCGCATATCGGTCATATTTACGCCTAGTCTGACATTGCGTTCACCCCGTTCTGTCCACCGGGGTTGCGCCTCGCGTCCCCTCCGGCTACAGGGAAGGACGGCCCACCCCCCATGCCCGCTGATCTCGCCGTCATCGGCCTCGGCCACCACGGACTCCCGCTCGCCCAGGCCGCCACCGCCGCAGGTGTCAACACCATCGGCTACGACACCGACCCACGCCCCGTCGCCGAACTCGCCGCCGGCCGGTCCCCGGTCGACGGCTCGCTCACCGCGCCGGAGATCCGCCGGATGCTCGCGGGCGGCTTCCGGCCCACCACGAACACCGCCGAACTCGGCCGCGTCCGCACCGCCGTCCTCTGCACGCCGACCCCCCTCGGCCCCGACCGCACCCTCGACCTCACCGCCGTCACCGAAGCCGCCCGCGCCCTCGCCACCCGGCTCCGCCCGCACACCACCGTCCTCCTGGAGTCCCCCGTCCCCCCGGGCACCACGGAGGGCCTCCTCCGCGAGGTCCTCGAAGCGGGCTCGGGGCTCCGCGCCGGCCGCGACTTCCACCTCGCGTACTCCCCCGGCCGCCTCGACCCCGGCAACCGCACCCACGGCTTCGCCGGCACCCCCAAGGTCATCGGCGGCCTCACCCCGGCCTGCACGGAGTCCGCCGCCGCCTTCTACGGCCGGCTCACCGACAAGGTGGTACGCGCGCGTGGCCCGCGCGAAGCCGAGACGGTCAAGCTCCTGGAGACCAACTTCCGGCACGTCAACATCGCCCTCGTCAACGAGATGGCGGTCCTCTGCCACGAACTCGGCGTCGACCTCTGGGACGTCATCCGCTGCGCCGAGACCAAGCCCTTCGGCTTCCAGGCCTTCCGCCCCGGCCCCGGTGTCGGCGGCCACGGCGCCCCCGTCGACACCATCGGCACCCACCGCCCGCTCCGCCTCGTCGAACTCGCCGGCCAGGTCAACGAACGCATGCCCCAGTACGTCGTCCAGCGCGCCGCCACCCTCCTCAACGAGCACGGCAAATCGGCCCGCGGCGCCCGGATCCTGCTGCTCGGCATCACGTACAAGCCCGATCTCCCGGACCGTCAGGGCTCCCCCGCCGACGAGATCGCCCGCCGCCTCATGGACCTGGGCGCGGCCGTCAGCTACCACGACCCCCACGTCCCCGACTGGCGCGTCCGCGAACTCCCCGTCCCCCGCGCGGACTCCCTCTACGAGGCCGCCGCCCACGCGGACCTGACGGTACTGCTCCAGCACCACCGCACGTACGACCTCCAGGGCCTCTCGGTGAAGGCCCAGCTCCTCCTCGACACCCGCGGCGCCACCCCCGGCGGCGCGGCCCACCGCCTCTGACCCACGAGCACCTCACGCGAAACCCCTGGGGCACCGTCACAGCGGGCTGCTAACCTCCGGGACCTCCTGTTCGCACATCCGTGCGTCCACGTCCCTGGGGGTATCCACAGCATGAGCCAGCCCGTTCCGCCGCCGTCCGGCAACCCGTTCGCCAACGGCGGCGCACCCGAGCCGTACCCGATGGCACCGCCGCCCGCGCCCGCCCGTGACAACGTCGGGCTCGGACTGGTGGCCGCCCTGGTCGCGGCGCTCGTCGCGGGTGGGATCTACGGCGCCGTGATCGGCGGCGTCGAGCGGGAGATCGGCTGGGCCGCCATCGGCGTCGGCTTCGTCACCGGCCTCGCCGCCGGCAAGGTCGGCGGCCGCAACCCCGTCCTGCCCGTCGTCAGCGCGGCGCTCTCCGTCGGTGCCGTCTACCTCGGCCAGCTCCTCGGCATCGCGATCCTGGTCGCGAAGCAGCTGAACGTCTCTGCCACGGACGTCGTCCTGGAGGAGTTCGGTGTGCTGACGCAGGCCTGGAGCGAGGGCAAGGACGCCATGACGTTCCTCTTCCTCGGCCTCGCCGCCTTCGCCGCCTTCACCGGCGCCCGCAAGGCCTCCTCCTGACGGAGACAGCGCGAAGGGGCCCCGCACCACCCGGTGCGGGGCCCCTCCTTGTGCGTACGGCGGGTCAGCGCTTGTGCTGGGCGTCCGCGACCGTGACCTCGACGCGCTGGAACTCCTTGAGCTCCGTGTAGCCCGTCGTGGCCATCGCCCGGCGCAGGGCGCCGAAGAAGTTCATCGAGCCGTCCGGGATGTGCGACGGGCCCGCGAGGATCTCCTCGGTGGTGCCGACGATGCCCAGGTCGACCAGCTTGCCGCGCGGCACGTCCTCGTGGACGGCCTCCATGCCCCAGTGGTGGCCCTTGCCGGGCGCGTCCGTGGCGCGGGCCAGCGGGGAGCCCATCATGACGGCGTCGGCGCCGCAGGCGATCGCCTTCGGCAGGTCGCCGGACCAGCCGACACCGCCGTCGGCGATGACGTGCACGTACCGGCCGCCGGACTCGTCCATGTAGTCGCGGCGGGCCGCGGCCACGTCGGCGACCGCGGTCGCCATCGGGACCTGGATGCCCAGCACGTTGCGCGTGGTGTGCGCCGCGCCGCCGCCGAAGCCGACGAGGACACCCGCCGCGCCGGTGCGCATCAGGTGCAGGGCCGCGGTGTACGTGGCGCAGCCGCCGACGATGACCGGGACGTCGAGCTCGTAGATGAACTGCTTCAGGTTCAGCGGCTCGGACGCGCCCGAGACATGCTCGGCGGAGACCGTCGTGCCGCGGATGACGAAGATGTCCACGCCGGCGTCGACGACGGCCTTGGAGAACTGCGCGGTGCGCTGCGGGGAGAGCGCGGCGGCGGTCACGACACCGGAGTCACGCACCTCCTTGATGCGCTGCCCGATCAGCTCCTCCTTGATGGGGGCGGAGTAGATCTCCTGCAGACGGCGGGTCGCGGTGGCCTCGTCCAGCTCCGCGATCTCGTCGAGCAGCGGCTGCGGGTCCTCGTACCGGGTCCAGAGACCCTCGAGGTTCAGGACGCCGAGGCCGCCCAGCTCGCCGATGCGGATGGCGGTCTGCGGCGACACGACCGAGTCCATGGGAGCGGCCAGGAACGGCAGCTCGAAGCGGTAGGCGTCGATCTGCCAGGCGATCGAGACCTCCTTCGGGTCCCGGGTGCGCCGGCTCGGGACGACGGCGATGTCGTCGAACGCGTACGCCCTGCGGCCGCGCTTGCCGCGCCCGATCTCGATCTCAGTCACGATGTGTGGCCTTTCCCTCTACGTCTGCGCCTACCAGTATCCCCGACACAAGCGTGGGGGGCGGCTCCGGCCACATGCCGGAACCGCCCCCACGCGTCGCGCTGTGTTACTTCCTGCTGTAGTTCGGCGCCTCGACCGTCATCTGGATGTCGTGCGGGTGGCTCTCCTTGAGGCCCGCGGAAGTGATCCGGACGAAGCGGCCCTTCGTCTCCATCTCCTCGATGGTGGCGGCGCCCACATAGCCCATCGTCTGGCGGAGACCGCCGACGAGCTGGTGCAGGACGTTGGCCAGGGGGCCGCGGTAGGGCACCTGGCCCTCGATGCCCTCGGGGACCAGCTTGTCGTCCGAGGCCACCTCGGCCTGGAAGTAGCGGTCCTTCGAGTACGACCGGCCCTGGCCGCGGGACTGCATCGCGCCGAGCGAGCCCATGCCACGGTACGACTTGAACTGCTTGCCGTTGATGAACTGCAGCTCGCCCGGGGACTCCTCGCACCCGGCGAGCAGGCTGCCCAGCATGACCGTGTCGGCGCCGGCGGCGAGCGCCTTGCCGATGTCGCCGGAGTACTGCAGGCCGCCGTCGCCGATGACCGGGACGCCGGCCGCGCGGGCGGCGAGGGCCGCCTCGTAGATCGCGGTGACCTGCGGGACGCCGATGCCGGCGACCACGCGCGTGGTGCAGATGGAGCCGGGGCCCACGCCGACCTTGACGCCGTCGACACCGGCGTCGATCAGGGCCTGCGCGCCGTCACGCGTCGCGACGTTGCCGCCGATGACGTCGACGCCGACGCTGGACTTGATCTTCGCCATCCAGTTCAGGGCGTTGCTGTTGTGGCCGTGGGACGTGTCGACGATGAGGAAGTCGACGCCCGCGGCGGCCAGGCCCTGCGCGCGCTCCAGCGCCTCGGGGCTGGCACCGACGGCCGCGCCGACGAGCAGCCGGCCCTCGGCGTCCTTGGCCGCGTGCGGGTACTTCTCGGCCTTGACGAAGTCCTTGACCGTGATGAGGCCCTTGAGGATGCCGGACTCGTCGACGAGCGGCAGCTTCTCGATCTTGTGGCGGCGCAGCAGCTCCATGGCGTCCAGGCCGGAGATGCCGACCTTGCCCGTGACCAGCGGCATCGGGGTCATGACCTCGCGCACCTGGCGGCTGCGGTCCGACTCGAAGGCCATGTCGCGGTTGGTGACGATGCCGAGCAGCTTGCCCGCCGGGTCGGTCACCGGGACGCCGCTGATGCGGAACTTGGCGCACAGCGCGTCGGCCTCGGCCAGCGTGGCGTCCGGGTGGACGGTGATCGGGTCGGTCACCATGCCGGACTCGGAGCGCTTCACGAGGTCGACCTGGTTGACCTGGTCCTCGATCGACAGGTTGCGGTGCAGGACGCCCACGCCACCCTGCCGCGCCATGGCGATGGCCATGCGGGACTCGGTGACCTTGTCCATCGCCGCGGACAGCAGCGGGATGTTCACGCGGACGTTGCGGGAGATGCGGGACGAGGTGTCGACCGCGTTCGGGAGGACGTCGGACGCGCCCGGCAGCAGCAGCACGTCGTCGTAGGTCAGCCCGAGTGTCGCGAATTTCTCGGGCACTCCGTCGACGTTTGCAGTCATGACACCTTCCCCAAATGGCCTTGATCGGTGCGGATGTCCATGCTAACGGGCTGGAGCCGTGTCTCATTCCACGATCAAGATCAGCCGCAAGCTTTGGACGTTCACACGTGTACGAAAGGGCCAACAGACCCCGACGAGGCTTACTGCTCGGCCAGCGCGCGAAGCCGGCTGAGCGCGCGGTGCTGTGCGACGCGGACGGCCCCCGGGGACATGCCGAGCATCTGCCCGGTCTCCTCGGCGGTCAGCCCGACGGCGACCCGCAGCACGAGCAGCTCGCGCTGGTTCTCCGGGAGGTTGGCGAGCAGCTTCTTGGCCCACTCGGCGTCGTCGCTGAGCAGCGCGCGCTCCTCGGGACCGAGGGAGTCGTCTGGCCGCTCCGGCATCTCGTCGGACGGCACGGCCGTGGACCCCGGGTGCCGCATGGCGGCCCGCTGCAGGTCGGCGACCTTGTGTCCGGCGATGGCGAAGACGAAGGCCTCGAAGGGCCTGCCCGTGTCCTTGTAGCGCGGCAGGGCCATCAGGACGGCGACGCAGACCTCCTGGGCCAGGTCCTCCACGAAGTGGCGGGCGTCCCCCGGCAGCCGGTTCAGGCGCGCGCGGCAGTACCGCAGGGCGAGCGGGTGCACCCGCGCCAACAGGTCGTGCGTGGCCTGGGCGTCGCCCTCGACCGCGCGGAGTACGAGCGCGCCGATCTCCCCCTGCCCGGCAGGCATGGGGGAACCCACGGTCTCGTCGTCGCGCATCGCTCCATGGTGCCCCGACGCTTCTGCGTTCGCGGCACCGCGTCCGTAGTTGTGCACCGAAGCGTTATGAGCAGGTGCGCCGGTACTCATCTCCCGCGCCCTCCCCTCCCGCTCGACCGACTCGTCCCCGAGGAACTCCACATCTCAAGGATGCGGCATTCCGCGGGGAAGTGACACAAGCCCACCCCGTCCACCCCGCGACGGGCGCGGACGAGGACGGGGATACGGCCGGTGACCTGCGACTCAGCGCACCAGGCCCCAGCGGAAACCCAGCGCGACCGCGTGCGCCCGGTCCGAGGCGCCCAGCTTCTTGAAGAGGCGCCTGGCGTGCGTCTTGACCGTGTCCTCGGAGAGGAAGAGCTCGCGCCCGATCTCCGCGTTGGACCGGCCGTGGCTCATGCCTTCGAGGACCTGGATCTCGCGCGCGGTGAGCGTGGGCGCGGCGCCCATCTCGGCCGAACGGAGCCGGCGCGGGGCGAGCCGCCAGGTCGGGTCGGCGAGCGCCTGGGTGACGGTGGCCCGCAGTTCGGCGCGCGAGGCGTCCTTGTGCAGATAGCCACGGGCACCCGCGGCGACCGCGAGGGCGACGCCGTCGAGGTCCTCCGCGACCGTGAGCATGATGATCCGGGCGCCGGGGTCCGCGGAGAGCAGCCTGCGGACGGTCTCCACGCCACCCAGACCGGGCATGCGTACGTCCATCAGAATCAGGTCCGAGCGGTCCGCGCCCCAGCGGCGGAGGACTTCCTCGCCGTTGGCCGCGGTGGTCACACGCTCGACGCCGGGCACGGTCGCGACCGCGCGGCGGAGCGCCTCTCGAGCAAGCGGGGAGTCATCGCAGACGAGGACGGATGTCATGACTGACCTCCGTGGCTCTCGCAGCTGTTGCGCGTCACCTTGAGCCTCCAGGGCTGGTACGTAATCGTCACCTGTGCGATTGACGCTCTCGGACACCTGCCCGATCGCTTGTTCCTTCAACCGCCTCCGCACACTCAACGACGGTCACTCGAAAGAGTTACGGGTCGGACGGCAGCCTTCGGCACTCTACGTGAGGAGCCGTAAGCGGAGGAGAGCGACGCGGCCTATCTGCCCATCATCGAAAGCTATGCCCCATTTAGCGGGTTTTCTTCCCTTTTCGCAGTGTCTGTGGCTAGATTCGCAATGAGTCATATTTACATCTACTTCGACAGTAGTTGTACTAGCCCGACCCGCGGGGCCCAGGAGAGCCCCGGACGATCAGCCATCCACCCGCCCACCTATCCGTTCGACACGGTTTCAAGGGGACTAGCGCAATGGCAGATTTCTCCCGCCTTCCCGGACCCAACGCCGATCTGTGGGACTGGCAACTCCTCGCGGCCTGCCGCGGGGTGGACAGCTCCCTGTTCTTCCACCCCGAGGGAGAGCGCGGCGCGGCACGGAGTGCGCGCGAGAACTCGGCGAAAGAGGTCTGCATGCGGTGCCCGGTACGCGCGGAGTGCGCGGCACACGCACTCGCCGTGCGGGAGCCCTACGGCGTATGGGGCGGCCTCACCGAGGACGAACGCGAAGAGCTCATGGGACGCGCCCGGAACCGCCTGATCGCGGCGGCGCCGACGCCCGCGCCCGTCACCACCGTGACACCCATGACGTCCATGACGACACCTGATGTGAAGGAACGTTTCTTCAGCGAGCGTTGAGCCAGCGACGGAACAACGGACGACCGCGCCCACGCGCGCGTCGCGCGGTACCTACGCGCGCGTGGCGGCGCGGGTCAGCTCGGTGAGCGTGGCCGCGACGGCCGGGACCTGGGCCAGGTCCGGCAGGGTCAGGGCCACGATCTCCCGCTCCACGGCGGGCTCCACGGTCACGGTCCGCGCCCCCTTGGGGCGTACGGACTCGATGGCGAGCTCGGGCAGGACGGCGACGCCGAGACCCGCGCCGACCAGGCCCACCACGGCCGGGTAGTCGTCGGTGGCGAAGTCGATGCGCGGGGTGAAGCCCGCCTCCTCGCACACGTCCACGAGCTGGCGACGGCAGCGCGGGCAGCCCGCGATCCAGGACTCCTCCGCGAGCTCGGCGATGCCGACCGAGCCGGCCTCGGCGAGCCGGTGCCCCTCGGGCACGAGGCCCACGAGCCGGTCCGCGAGCAGCGGACGGACGACGAGGTCGTCCCATTCGGCCTGCCCCGCCCCGTACCGGAAGGCGAGGGCCACGTCGCAATCGCCCTCCCTGAGCATCTCGATCGAGCGCGGGGGCTCCGCCTCGACGAGGGAGACCCGGGTGCCGGGGTGCGCGGCGCGCAGGGCGGCGAGCGCGGTGGGGACGAGGGTGGAGCTGCCGCTGGGGAACGAGACCAGGCGGACGCGGCCCGCCCGGAGTCCGGCGATGGCGGCGACCTCCTCCTCGGCGGCCGTGAGCCCCGCGAGGATGCCGGAGGCGTGGCGCACCAGGACCTCGCCGGCCTGGGTGAGGCGCATCTCGCGGCCCGTACGGATCAGCAGCGGGGTGCCGGCGGAGCTTTCGAGCGCCTTCATCTGCTGACTGACGGCGGGCTGGGTGCAGCCGAGTTCGCGCGCGGCGGCCGAGAAGGAGCCGGTGGCGGCGACGGCGCGCAGGACGCGGAGATGGCGTGCCTCGATCATACGGTCAAGCATAAGGGAGTCTTGGAAGAAGCGGCGAATGCATAGCGCTTCCTTTGAGGGGGTGTCCCCGGGAGGT includes:
- a CDS encoding nucleotide sugar dehydrogenase; protein product: MPADLAVIGLGHHGLPLAQAATAAGVNTIGYDTDPRPVAELAAGRSPVDGSLTAPEIRRMLAGGFRPTTNTAELGRVRTAVLCTPTPLGPDRTLDLTAVTEAARALATRLRPHTTVLLESPVPPGTTEGLLREVLEAGSGLRAGRDFHLAYSPGRLDPGNRTHGFAGTPKVIGGLTPACTESAAAFYGRLTDKVVRARGPREAETVKLLETNFRHVNIALVNEMAVLCHELGVDLWDVIRCAETKPFGFQAFRPGPGVGGHGAPVDTIGTHRPLRLVELAGQVNERMPQYVVQRAATLLNEHGKSARGARILLLGITYKPDLPDRQGSPADEIARRLMDLGAAVSYHDPHVPDWRVRELPVPRADSLYEAAAHADLTVLLQHHRTYDLQGLSVKAQLLLDTRGATPGGAAHRL
- a CDS encoding WhiB family transcriptional regulator, which codes for MADFSRLPGPNADLWDWQLLAACRGVDSSLFFHPEGERGAARSARENSAKEVCMRCPVRAECAAHALAVREPYGVWGGLTEDEREELMGRARNRLIAAAPTPAPVTTVTPMTSMTTPDVKERFFSER
- a CDS encoding response regulator transcription factor; this translates as MTSVLVCDDSPLAREALRRAVATVPGVERVTTAANGEEVLRRWGADRSDLILMDVRMPGLGGVETVRRLLSADPGARIIMLTVAEDLDGVALAVAAGARGYLHKDASRAELRATVTQALADPTWRLAPRRLRSAEMGAAPTLTAREIQVLEGMSHGRSNAEIGRELFLSEDTVKTHARRLFKKLGASDRAHAVALGFRWGLVR
- a CDS encoding sigma-70 family RNA polymerase sigma factor; its protein translation is MRDDETVGSPMPAGQGEIGALVLRAVEGDAQATHDLLARVHPLALRYCRARLNRLPGDARHFVEDLAQEVCVAVLMALPRYKDTGRPFEAFVFAIAGHKVADLQRAAMRHPGSTAVPSDEMPERPDDSLGPEERALLSDDAEWAKKLLANLPENQRELLVLRVAVGLTAEETGQMLGMSPGAVRVAQHRALSRLRALAEQ
- a CDS encoding LysR family transcriptional regulator; protein product: MIEARHLRVLRAVAATGSFSAAARELGCTQPAVSQQMKALESSAGTPLLIRTGREMRLTQAGEVLVRHASGILAGLTAAEEEVAAIAGLRAGRVRLVSFPSGSSTLVPTALAALRAAHPGTRVSLVEAEPPRSIEMLREGDCDVALAFRYGAGQAEWDDLVVRPLLADRLVGLVPEGHRLAEAGSVGIAELAEESWIAGCPRCRRQLVDVCEEAGFTPRIDFATDDYPAVVGLVGAGLGVAVLPELAIESVRPKGARTVTVEPAVEREIVALTLPDLAQVPAVAATLTELTRAATRA
- a CDS encoding GuaB3 family IMP dehydrogenase-related protein, coding for MTEIEIGRGKRGRRAYAFDDIAVVPSRRTRDPKEVSIAWQIDAYRFELPFLAAPMDSVVSPQTAIRIGELGGLGVLNLEGLWTRYEDPQPLLDEIAELDEATATRRLQEIYSAPIKEELIGQRIKEVRDSGVVTAAALSPQRTAQFSKAVVDAGVDIFVIRGTTVSAEHVSGASEPLNLKQFIYELDVPVIVGGCATYTAALHLMRTGAAGVLVGFGGGAAHTTRNVLGIQVPMATAVADVAAARRDYMDESGGRYVHVIADGGVGWSGDLPKAIACGADAVMMGSPLARATDAPGKGHHWGMEAVHEDVPRGKLVDLGIVGTTEEILAGPSHIPDGSMNFFGALRRAMATTGYTELKEFQRVEVTVADAQHKR
- the guaB gene encoding IMP dehydrogenase produces the protein MTANVDGVPEKFATLGLTYDDVLLLPGASDVLPNAVDTSSRISRNVRVNIPLLSAAMDKVTESRMAIAMARQGGVGVLHRNLSIEDQVNQVDLVKRSESGMVTDPITVHPDATLAEADALCAKFRISGVPVTDPAGKLLGIVTNRDMAFESDRSRQVREVMTPMPLVTGKVGISGLDAMELLRRHKIEKLPLVDESGILKGLITVKDFVKAEKYPHAAKDAEGRLLVGAAVGASPEALERAQGLAAAGVDFLIVDTSHGHNSNALNWMAKIKSSVGVDVIGGNVATRDGAQALIDAGVDGVKVGVGPGSICTTRVVAGIGVPQVTAIYEAALAARAAGVPVIGDGGLQYSGDIGKALAAGADTVMLGSLLAGCEESPGELQFINGKQFKSYRGMGSLGAMQSRGQGRSYSKDRYFQAEVASDDKLVPEGIEGQVPYRGPLANVLHQLVGGLRQTMGYVGAATIEEMETKGRFVRITSAGLKESHPHDIQMTVEAPNYSRK
- a CDS encoding glycerol-3-phosphate dehydrogenase/oxidase; translation: MRTATLGPAERTEALRAMAERELDVLVVGAGVVGAGTALDAVTRGLSTGIVEARDWASGTSSRSSKLIHGGLRYLEMLDFALVREALKERGLLLERLAPHLVKPVPFLYPLQHKGWERFYAGSGVALYDAMSLSSGHGRGLPAHRHLSRRNALRVAPCLKKDALVGALQYYDAQMDDARFVTTLVRTAVAYGARAASRARVVGFLREGERVVGARVQDVESGGSYEIRAKQIVNATGVWTDDTQALIAERGQFHVRASKGIHLVVPKDRIHSTTGLILRTEKSVLFVIPWGRHWIVGTTDTDWDLDKAHPAASSADIDYLLEHVNTVLATPLTRDDVQGVYAGLRPLLAGESDATSKLSREHTVAHPVPGLVVVAGGKYTTYRVMAKDAVDAAVHGLDQRVAACVTEDIPLLGAEGYRALWNARARTAARTGLHVVRVEHLLNRYGSLTEQILDLIAEDPGLGQPLAAADDYLRAEIVYAASHEGARHLDDVLTRRTRISIETFDRGTLSARECAELMAPVLGWDARQIDKEVEHYEKRVEAERESQRQPDDLTADAARLGAPDIVPI